The Deinococcus taeanensis genome has a window encoding:
- a CDS encoding alpha/beta fold hydrolase, protein MTVTHRSFGERAHVTVTGAGPRTLLCAHGFCSHQGIFRHQVDAFQATHQVVTYDLAGFGQSDPELWNAARYATLDGYAADLVCLIDELDLRHITLLGASMSAMTGLLASLHRPERFERLVFIGASPRYLNDGPYHGGFERADVDGFYALVDRQQGWQTALTGLLLNQPVSLVLQEVAERVQGVRPEVAGVVARALFEADCRPLLPRARHPVLVTQTRADSAVPVTVGAYLARHLPDAELAFVPGVGHVPHFTDPQAFNARLAHFLIPAPC, encoded by the coding sequence ATGACCGTCACTCACCGTAGCTTCGGCGAACGCGCCCACGTCACGGTGACCGGGGCCGGGCCGCGGACCCTGCTGTGCGCGCACGGCTTCTGCTCCCACCAGGGCATCTTCCGTCATCAGGTCGACGCCTTTCAGGCCACGCACCAGGTCGTGACGTACGACCTCGCGGGCTTCGGTCAGTCGGATCCTGAGCTGTGGAACGCAGCACGATACGCCACCCTCGACGGCTACGCCGCGGACCTGGTGTGCCTCATCGACGAACTGGACCTGCGCCACATCACCCTGCTCGGCGCGTCCATGAGCGCCATGACCGGCCTGCTGGCCTCGCTCCACCGGCCTGAGCGCTTTGAGCGCCTGGTGTTCATCGGCGCTTCGCCCCGCTACCTGAACGACGGCCCGTACCACGGCGGTTTCGAGCGCGCGGACGTGGACGGCTTCTACGCCCTGGTGGACCGGCAGCAGGGCTGGCAGACGGCCCTGACGGGGCTGCTGCTGAACCAACCGGTGTCCCTGGTCCTGCAGGAGGTCGCCGAACGGGTGCAGGGGGTCCGGCCGGAGGTGGCGGGCGTGGTGGCGCGCGCCCTCTTCGAAGCCGACTGCCGCCCCCTGCTGCCCCGCGCGCGGCACCCGGTGCTGGTCACGCAGACCCGGGCGGACAGCGCCGTGCCCGTGACGGTCGGGGCGTACCTCGCGCGCCACCTGCCGGACGCGGAACTCGCCTTCGTGCCGGGCGTTGGGCACGTGCCGCACTTCACCGACCCGCAGGCCTTCAACGCCCGCCTGGCCCACTTCCTGATCCCCGCCCCCTGCTGA
- a CDS encoding class I SAM-dependent methyltransferase has translation MDPSDRDSRFTGSVPQLYDQYMVPLMFGPYADDLAARVVARRPARVLEVAAGTGVLTRRLARDLSADVPIVATDLNLPMLNQAAATGTPRPVAWQQADALHLPFPDGDFDVVVCQFGVMFFPDRARAFAEARRVLRPGGVFLFNVWDRLEHNEFAHTVQEALEVAFPDDPPRFMARVPHGYHDPAVIARDLAAGGFGQVPDFITVAARSRAESPRNVAVALCQGTPMRGEIETRGPDCLNEATDAATAALTQRFGPGPVEGRLQAQVISVEW, from the coding sequence TTCGGACCCTACGCCGACGACCTCGCCGCCCGTGTCGTGGCCCGCCGGCCTGCCCGGGTCCTTGAGGTCGCCGCGGGCACCGGGGTGCTCACCCGGCGGCTCGCCCGCGACCTCAGCGCCGACGTGCCCATTGTCGCCACCGACCTGAACCTGCCCATGCTCAACCAGGCCGCCGCGACCGGAACGCCCCGGCCCGTGGCGTGGCAGCAGGCCGACGCGCTGCACCTGCCGTTCCCCGACGGGGACTTCGATGTCGTCGTCTGCCAGTTCGGGGTGATGTTCTTCCCCGACCGGGCGAGGGCCTTCGCGGAGGCGCGGCGGGTTCTGCGGCCAGGCGGGGTCTTTCTGTTCAATGTCTGGGACCGTCTGGAGCACAACGAGTTCGCCCACACCGTTCAGGAGGCGCTGGAAGTCGCCTTTCCCGATGATCCGCCGCGCTTCATGGCGCGCGTGCCGCACGGGTACCACGACCCCGCCGTGATTGCCCGGGATCTGGCCGCCGGGGGCTTCGGGCAGGTGCCTGACTTCATCACCGTGGCCGCACGCAGCCGGGCCGAATCGCCGCGCAATGTGGCCGTGGCCCTCTGTCAGGGCACGCCGATGCGCGGCGAGATCGAAACGCGGGGCCCCGACTGCCTGAACGAAGCGACCGACGCGGCGACAGCGGCGCTCACCCAACGCTTCGGCCCGGGGCCCGTGGAGGGCCGGCTCCAGGCCCAGGTAATCAGCGTCGAGTGGTGA